The Paraburkholderia dioscoreae DNA window GACGCGGATCGCGTCGAACTTCAGGTGGGACTCCGGCTTCGCGCAATAATTGCGGGTGCTTATGAGCGCTCGTGAATAACTTACTCGTCAGCGAATTCGTGACGCCTTTCCGATTCGGTCGCGGTCGAACTAACGTTACTGCTGCCGCATCGGCCGGAAGAACCGGCGAATGTCGGCGGCGAGCAAATCGGGCTTTTCCATCGCCGCGAAATGTCCGCCGCGCGGCATGTCGGTCCATTGCACGACATTGAAAGTTCTTTCGAGCCAACTGCGCGGCGGATGATTGATCTCCCTCGGAAAGTGCGCAAAGCCAACGGGCGGCACGACGCGTTGTCCTTCGGCGAAGCGCATGGGCTGCAAGCGGTTTTCCCAATACATCTGGATTGCCGGGCCGATACACTGGGTGTGCCAGTAGAGCGAAATGTTGGTGAGCAGGTCGTCTTTCGAAAACACGCGCTCGACCTCGCCCTCGCAATCGCTCCATGCGCGAAACTTCTCGCCGATCCATGCCGCCAGTCCCACCGGCGAATCGTTGAGCGAGGCCGCCAGCGTTAGCGGTTTGGTGGCGTGCATGTGCGCATAGCCGCCTTCGAGCACGGCCCATTCGTTTTTTTCGCGCAGGAATTTTTCCTCGGCGGGCGTGAGCGGTTTCTGCGCCGCGCCGATGGCCGGCTCATACGAACTCGGCAGGAAGTTGAGATGAATGCCGTCCACCGCTTGCGGATGCCGTGTCGCGAGCGCGATCGACACCCCCGCGCCGAGATCGCCGCCTTGAGCGCCGAAGCGCTCGTAGCCGAGGCCGCGCATCAGCGGCGCCCACCGGTCCGCCACCTGAAATGCGGACATGCCGGCTTGCGCGGGCGCCTGCGAAAACGCGAAGCCGGGCAGCGAAGGCACGACGACATGGAAGGCGTCAACGGAATCGCCACCGAAGGCGGCCGGGTCGCACAATCGGTCGAGCAACGCGTGGAACTCGAAAAACGATCCGGGCCAGCCGTGCGTGATCACCAGCGGATAGGGCGCCGGACCCACGCCGCGCCGATGGACGAAATGCACGCGCTGCCCGTCTACGTCGGCGAGAAATTGCGGCTGCCGGTTCAGGCCGCGCTCGGCCGCGCGCCAGTCGAAACGCTCTGCCCAATACGCGGCCAGTTCGCGCAGCCACGCGGCATCGACGCCCTGCTGCCAGGCTGGCGACGGCGTCGCCGGTGCCCAGCGGGTCGCGCGAATACGCCGGCGAAGATCGTCGATGTCATGATCGGCAATTGCGATCTGAAACGGTTCTATGTGCATGGCGGCTCGTCCGGCATAACGGGATGGCTAACGGGTGTGCCTCGCTCGACAGCGGCTTGCGCACGCCGCTCGGTCAGGTCACTGAGTCAGGCTGCTGGGGGAAGCCGCTGATTCTGCCCACTGATTCTGCCCACTGAGTCAGGTCGCTGAGTCAGGTCGCTGAGTCAGCCCACTGAGTCAGCCCACTTGATTCAGCCCGCTGAATCCGGCTCCAGATCAGGCCACTGGGCCAGCGAGCAGGCGCAGGCCAATCTGCATGGTACACAACGGGGCAATTTCTGTTTTGCCTCCAGGAGACTGCCATGCCTGGAGCGCTTGCCGGCATGGCAGCCGAAACAACCAGCCTCGCCTACACAAGCGGCCCCTCTTCCTGCTTCCCGCGCATCGCAACGGCGATCGAACTGCCGACAATCAACGCAATGCCGAGCAGCGACATGCCGCCGATCGTCTCGCCCCACGCCACATAGCCGAACAGTGCCGCCCACACGATGCTCGTGTAGTTGTATGGCGCGAGCGCGCCGGCGTCGGCCTGACGGAACGCCATAGTCATCAGCAATTGCCCGGCCGTGCCGAAACCGCCCAGCAGGGCCATCACCGCCAGCGCCTGCAGCGAAGGCGTGCGCCACGCGAAGAACAGCGAAGCGCTGGTGACGATCGTGCCGATCGCCGTGAAATACAGCACAGTGGTGCGCGAATCGTCGGTCGCACGAATGCGCTTGATCTGAATGATCGATAGCGCGCCGAAAAAGGCGCTCGCGATCAGCAGCACCGGACCGAGCCAGCTCGAATGCGAGCCGTCCGGGCGCACCACGAACAGTACGCCGACAAAACCGGCCGCCGCGGCGAGAGCATCGCGCGGCTTGAGGGACTCCTTCAGCAACAGCGGCGCGAGAACGATCACCAGCAAGGTCTCCGAGTACACGATCGCCACCGCCTCGCCGAGCGGCATATAGGGCAGCCCGGCGAAGAACAGCCCCGAGGCGCCGAGCAGCGTCAGCGCGCGAAGGGTCTGCCCACGCACGTCCAGGTGTCTGATCCGCTCGACGATCGGCTTGCCGTGCAGGCACATCGCCGCCGCCGGCACGAGGCCGAACAGCATGCGAAAGAACGTCACTTCGTTGGCCGGATAAGCGAGCGCCACGGATTTGGCGAGCGCATCGACCAGCGCGAAACAGAACATCGACACAAGGATCAGCACAATGCTGCGCATTGGCACGGCGGTTGTGCGGACAGCGGTGATGGGCGGCATGAAGTTTCCTGGAAGCGCGCAACGACGCATCGCTGGTTTGGCGTGCCGGCTGCGCGGCCCGCTTCGATGGAAAACGAATTATGCCTGCTGGAGCGTGAAGGATAGACAGCTGACGACTTCCCGTGCGCCAACGCTATCGAGAATCAAAGCTGATTACGACCGTCAACTGAAGCTGACTCGTCGAGCCGAAACACTGTACAAAAACACAGTATAATGACCTGTCCGAGCCGCCCTTTTCGCCAACCGGACGGCTGCCAGCCAATGTCGGAAACATGGTGTCCCAGCAAGCCCTATTCGCGCCCGAGCCCGTATCCCTTCTCCATGACGGAGAAGGAGGAATCCGCTATTTGCCCGAGTCGATTCCGGCTGCCACGGCCCGGCAGTGGTTCGAGGTGTCGCTGAAGAATATCGGCTGGCTCAGCCGGCAGCGCATGATGTACGACCGCGAGGTTGCCGTACCACGGCTTATCGCCACGTTCGCGCGCGAAGCCGGCGACCTGCCCGCGCCATTGGGCGAAGCGTTCGAGGCCGTTCGCGCGCTGGTGGGCGCGCCGTTCAATCGCGTCGGCCTCAATCTCTATCGCAACGGCAGTGACAGCGTTGCGCTTCACAGCGACAAGACGGACAAGCTCGTGCCCGCTCAACCGATTGCGATCGTCTCACTCGGCGCGAGCCGCCGCATGTCGATCCGCCCGAAAGCCGGCTCCGGGCGGATCGTGCATATCGAACTGGAACCGGGCAGTTGCCTTGTCATGAGCTACGCGTCGCAATTCACTCACGAGCACGGCATTCCCAAACTCGGGCACGTAAGCGGGCCGCGCATCAGCCTCGCGTTTCGCTGCTTCAGCGGCTGACGAACAGCACACCGGCGCTTAGCGTTGCGCCTCCTGCTCCATCGTCGGGTAATCGATATACCCTTCGGCGCCGCCGCCGTACATCGTGTCTTTATCCGGCTCGTTCAGCGGTGCGCCGCTCCTGAGCCGCGCCACCAGATCGGGATTGGAAATGAAGGGCCGGCCGAAGGCGATCAGATCAGCCCGCTTCGCCTTGAGCGTTCGTTGCGCGAGTTCCATGTCGTAGCCGTTGTTGGCCATGAACAGGCCGTCGAACGCCTCGCGCAAAACCTGCAGATCGAAGCCGCCCGGCACGTCGCGCGGGCCGCCCGTGTCGCCCTCGATCACATGCAGATACACCAGCTTGCGCGCGCTGAGCTGCTGCACGACATACGTGAAAAGCGGCTCGGGATTGCTATCGGCAATATCGCCGAAACTGCTGAGCGGCGAAATCCGCACGCCCACCCGGTCGCTGCCCCATACGCTGGTCACGGCATCGGCCACTTCGAGCAGGAGGCGCGCGCGATTCTCGATCGAGCCGCCATATTGATCGGTGCGCCGATTGGTCTTGTCGCGCAGGAACTGGTCGAGCAGGTAGCCATTGGCCGCGTGGATCTCCACGCCGTCGAAACCCGCTGCTTTCGCGTTTTGCGCAGCAACGCGGTATTGCTCGACAATACCCGCCATTTCCGAAGTTTCGAGCGCGCGAGGTGTGACGAGCGGCACAAAACCCTCGTCGGTGTAAGCCTGGCCTTCGGGCTTGATCGCCGAGGGCGCGACCGGCAACGCGTTACCCGGCTGCAGCGATGGGTGGGAAATGCGGCCCACATGCCACAGTTGCAAAAAGATACGTCCGCCCTTCTCGTGCACGGCGTCGGTAATGCGCTTCCACGCCTGCACCTGCGCGTCGTTGTAAATGCCGGGTGTGAACACGTAGCCTTTGCCTTGCGGCGAAATCTGCGTCGCCTCGGCAATGATGAGACCCGCCGACGCACGCTGCGCGTAATACTCGATGGCCAGTTCCCCCGGCACATCGCCCTCTTTCGCGCGGCTGCGCGTGAGCGGCGCCATCACGATGCGATTGGGCAATTGCAGCGGTCCCAGCTTGACGGGTTCGAACAGGTAACTATCGATACGCGCGGAATCAGTTGACATGGCATTCCCTTAAAGAAGAGAGAGACAAAGCATTACAAGGCGGCCCTTCACATATTGCCCGCCGAGCGGTTTTGACACCGGCAGCCGGTTGGTGTTCAACCCGATGCCCCCGCGCTGCCATGCGGAGCGGCCCAACCGGTGAGAGCGTGGCCGCGCACGAGCAGCGTCATTGCGCGCCTCGCATGTTCAAACTTCAAGCTAGACGGCGTAGATGTCGGGGTTGTCCACCAGCGGCAAAAACTTGCCCGTGCGCCCGTCGAGCGCGAGCATCACGCCGCTCTCAATGTCGAAGATCCAGCCGTGCAGTTGCAGCGTCTTGTTCGCGAGCCCGACTGCCACCGAAGGGTGCGTGCGAATGTTCGCGAGTTGCGCGATCACGTTGTCCTTGACCAGCGCCTCGAGACACTCCGCGTCCGAATGATAGGTGCGCGATGCGTTGATGGCCTTGGCCGCGTCCGCGTGACGCAGCCAACCCGCCACCGCCGGCAGATGGTCCAGGTTCATGCAGGTGGAGATCGCCGTCATCGCGCCGCAATTCGAATGGCCGCAAATCACGATATCGCGCACGTGCAACACGGCCACCGCATATTCGACGGTTGCCGATACGCCGCCCGGCTCCGGGCCATAAGACGGCACGATGTTGCCGGCATTGCGGATCACGAACAGCGAACCGGGTTCGGTCTGCGTCAGCAACTCCGGCACGACGCGGCTGTCCGAACACGTCACGAAAAGCGTGCTGGGACTTTGCGCCGTTGACAGGCGCTTGAACAAGCCGCTCTGCTGCGGAAAGACTTCACGTTGAAAGCGGATAAAACCTTCGATGATTTCCTGCACGGTGTTCTCCAGATTCGAAGAATGAGCCTGCAGTGCCCACGCACGATAGTCCGGGGCATGCATGCGGTCTATTCGCGCGACTATACCGCAGCCGCGGACCCGGCGACCATGCATGCGTGAATGGCAGTGCGGCGCCGTCATCATCACGCCTTCGTCATCCGCCACCCCAAATAAAAAAGCCCCAGCTGTCTCCAGCCGGGGCAAACTCTCTCGCTCGCACACCGGGAACCGTGCGTGCATGATTACTTTACCGGTGCCGACGAAGCGGATATATACGCCACACTGGAAGAGTCCTTTCCAACCGCGCGCGACGCGCGCTGCGTTGCGCTGATGCACGGACTCACAGGCTGACTCGCGCGCATCCCACCACTCGACAATGCATCAGCGCAACACAGCCAGTCGCATTGCGCCTCGTTGCACCTTACTGCATTGAACCCACCGGATTAACGGCTGTACATCGCGTTCCAGTCGCTCGGGGACACAGCCGGACGGCCGTTTTCCGACGAACCCGCCACGCTGCCGCCGTAACCGCTGGTGCCGCCGTTGCGTGCGGCGACGCGGGCTTCCGCGGCCTGAATCGCATCAGGGTAATGGGCTTGGTCGCCGTCGCCGACGTGATAGCCGACCTGTTCGAGTTGAACCAGTTCGGCGCGCACCTGTGCGCGTGTGATGCCGGAATTCGATTGGGCAAAAACCGTGGCCGAAGCAGCCAGCGAAGCAACGACAACAACGGTCTTGATCAGGGACTTCATGATAAAACTACCTCCGATAATTGATGATAAGCGGCGCTTCGAATCACTTTCCGCGCAACCGCTGAACTCAATATAGGAGCCGAATCCTCATAGAATAACGGCTGCCCATCGAAGGGATTGTTGTTGAATCTGGAGAAGTCGCCGGCCGCGCCCGGCGCGATATCACCCGATATCACGCAGTGCGCAGCCGGATTATCGTCACGCTCAGAAGCGCGTGCGGATGCCCACGGTGCCCACCACCTGATTGCCCGTCGAAGACGCGCCGCCAGCCGTGTTGATGAACGCGGTATAGCCCTTGCCGGTCACGTGCTGGTACATCGCTTCGGCATAAACGTCGGTGCGCAGCGACAGCGCATAGACGGCCTGCAGGTTCACCTGATTCCATTTCGGATCGGAACCGTAGGTCGACGTGCCGCCCACATGCGCGTCCGTGTACGTGTAAGCCGCACCGAGCGTCACCGCCGGCGTGAGGGCGTACTTGCCGTTCAGTTCGTAGTTATCGAAGCGCATCGAGCCGTGCGTGGCACCGAACGAAGTGGTGTTCTGGAACTGGCTGTGCGTGTAGACGAAGCCGGCCGTCACCGGGCCGAAGGCGTAGCTCAAGCCGGCGCCGGCCGTACGCTGCACATCGGCGCCAAGCTGGAAGCCGCCCGTGCCGTTCGCCGTGGATTCGCCGAGATCGACCGCGCCGCCCGTGTTGGTGGTCGAATTCGAACCGTTGATCTGCAGGTAGCCCG harbors:
- a CDS encoding alkene reductase — encoded protein: MSTDSARIDSYLFEPVKLGPLQLPNRIVMAPLTRSRAKEGDVPGELAIEYYAQRASAGLIIAEATQISPQGKGYVFTPGIYNDAQVQAWKRITDAVHEKGGRIFLQLWHVGRISHPSLQPGNALPVAPSAIKPEGQAYTDEGFVPLVTPRALETSEMAGIVEQYRVAAQNAKAAGFDGVEIHAANGYLLDQFLRDKTNRRTDQYGGSIENRARLLLEVADAVTSVWGSDRVGVRISPLSSFGDIADSNPEPLFTYVVQQLSARKLVYLHVIEGDTGGPRDVPGGFDLQVLREAFDGLFMANNGYDMELAQRTLKAKRADLIAFGRPFISNPDLVARLRSGAPLNEPDKDTMYGGGAEGYIDYPTMEQEAQR
- a CDS encoding epoxide hydrolase family protein gives rise to the protein MHIEPFQIAIADHDIDDLRRRIRATRWAPATPSPAWQQGVDAAWLRELAAYWAERFDWRAAERGLNRQPQFLADVDGQRVHFVHRRGVGPAPYPLVITHGWPGSFFEFHALLDRLCDPAAFGGDSVDAFHVVVPSLPGFAFSQAPAQAGMSAFQVADRWAPLMRGLGYERFGAQGGDLGAGVSIALATRHPQAVDGIHLNFLPSSYEPAIGAAQKPLTPAEEKFLREKNEWAVLEGGYAHMHATKPLTLAASLNDSPVGLAAWIGEKFRAWSDCEGEVERVFSKDDLLTNISLYWHTQCIGPAIQMYWENRLQPMRFAEGQRVVPPVGFAHFPREINHPPRSWLERTFNVVQWTDMPRGGHFAAMEKPDLLAADIRRFFRPMRQQ
- a CDS encoding DMT family transporter — its product is MPPITAVRTTAVPMRSIVLILVSMFCFALVDALAKSVALAYPANEVTFFRMLFGLVPAAAMCLHGKPIVERIRHLDVRGQTLRALTLLGASGLFFAGLPYMPLGEAVAIVYSETLLVIVLAPLLLKESLKPRDALAAAAGFVGVLFVVRPDGSHSSWLGPVLLIASAFFGALSIIQIKRIRATDDSRTTVLYFTAIGTIVTSASLFFAWRTPSLQALAVMALLGGFGTAGQLLMTMAFRQADAGALAPYNYTSIVWAALFGYVAWGETIGGMSLLGIALIVGSSIAVAMRGKQEEGPLV
- a CDS encoding DUF4148 domain-containing protein codes for the protein MKSLIKTVVVVASLAASATVFAQSNSGITRAQVRAELVQLEQVGYHVGDGDQAHYPDAIQAAEARVAARNGGTSGYGGSVAGSSENGRPAVSPSDWNAMYSR
- a CDS encoding carbonic anhydrase, producing MQEIIEGFIRFQREVFPQQSGLFKRLSTAQSPSTLFVTCSDSRVVPELLTQTEPGSLFVIRNAGNIVPSYGPEPGGVSATVEYAVAVLHVRDIVICGHSNCGAMTAISTCMNLDHLPAVAGWLRHADAAKAINASRTYHSDAECLEALVKDNVIAQLANIRTHPSVAVGLANKTLQLHGWIFDIESGVMLALDGRTGKFLPLVDNPDIYAV
- a CDS encoding alpha-ketoglutarate-dependent dioxygenase AlkB, which translates into the protein MVSQQALFAPEPVSLLHDGEGGIRYLPESIPAATARQWFEVSLKNIGWLSRQRMMYDREVAVPRLIATFAREAGDLPAPLGEAFEAVRALVGAPFNRVGLNLYRNGSDSVALHSDKTDKLVPAQPIAIVSLGASRRMSIRPKAGSGRIVHIELEPGSCLVMSYASQFTHEHGIPKLGHVSGPRISLAFRCFSG